The DNA sequence gtgtatgtgtgtgtatactaTATATgaaatgtgtatatatgtatgtgtgtatatatatgtgtgtgtgtatgtatgtatatatatatatatactgtatatatacgtgtgtgtgtgtgtatgtagtcAAGGGAGGCTAGGTAGTCACTTAGCATTCGTAGCATGTGTATAAATCCAAGTACTTAATTTGCTGAGGTGTGTCAGATGTGAACATGAAGCAGTGAAGCGGGACCGCGGCTTATTCCCAACACTGCCGCCGACGTTCTCCCCTGATAACTGCCTATAGTATTAATATTTCATTAGCACAAATGAGATTGATCTCGTGTGTTAACTGCCGTATGAGAAAGGGGGAGTGGTGGCAAAGCAgatgaggaggggggggagtAAAGGAGGCGagcaaaaaaaagagaggcATGAAGAGGAATGGCCAATGGAGTCGAGCGAGGCTCGCGGCTCAGCCTGGCTTTTGATATGAACCTGCCGTGCCGAGGGGGGTTTGGGGGTGGGCGGTCGGAGCTCACGTGGAGACCTGTGGCCGAGTATGGCCATCCCGAGCGGCGGCCGCCATCAGTCAGCCTGTCAAACGCAGGTAGCTCCTCCGCGAATAGCGAGCGCCGAGGGGAGCGGGAATCGGCGcgcgggagggggcgggggagaTCACTTAGATCAGCGAGGAGACGAGAAGCTCGCTGTTACTCTGGCAGAGTCATCCAGAGAGGAGTGCGAGACGAGTGCCCGTGACCTGCCTGGACTGCGGGAAGTATCTGGTCCATCGCTTCGGCCCTCGGGACTTTTCTTATCAACGGCGGCCAAGTGGAGAGCTCATTAATGATTTCTCTATCTCTCTGCCGCTGCTTTGCAGGAGTGGTGCCTGCCAAGAGGAGTCCAAAACTGGTGGTGAGTGTGACCCTTTGCAGATATTCTGTCTGTGTGCAAGATCTGACATGGAAATATTTCTCGCAGCTTTCCCATTTCTTCTTTGTCCTGTCACCGCCGCTCCTCTTCTTTGATTCTTTTGCCGTATCGCCTCCCTGTTCTGTTCCGTCCTCGCCGCTCCACTCAAGTCGTGCAAAGCCTTCTTTGAATTGTTCAGTAGTGGCCAGCTGTGTGTTTCTAATCCTGCTGGATGGGAGAGAAGCCCGATGCAAAGAGAAAAAAGACTTGCTGGGATCAGCCAAAGTTAGCGTGGGCGGAAACGCGTATCTAGctcagggagggggtgggggcatTAGGTCAACCATGGGATGAAAGTTCTGCCAATCATTTTTACTAATACACTAATCCATCTTCTGTACCAAAATAGGTGCAAAAAAATGTTAGTAATATAATAAATTGAATTTTGCTTTAGAAGAGTTAGAGCCAAGtgggccccttttttttttttgtggggcttTGAGCTTAACTTTTgcagatcaaaaaaaaaaaaagaaattttaaCGCTTACCGTGCAAAATTTTAGGCCAAGCACTCTGCTCACTTCATGACGATAAGTGGTTGCACCCAtgtggaaattaaaaaaataataataattaaaaaatattaattacGCTGTCATTGATTACAATCTGgaaatcacctttttttttttttttttttaatctttaccACACCCTTAACAACTAGATTGACACCTGAGTCAAAAATCTTTGGTAAGTCTGTCACAAAAAGACTTTTAAGAGGTCTCACCCATGAATGATTTTAGTCACCGTGTGAAGAATTGACGTTTGAGAGATGTCATTCGTCTTTCTACAATTAGGCTTTTACAATGCGGCCAGCCTTGAGAAAAAGCTCTCCCACCTTAGAGTTTCAACTGTTTTTGTCTCGCAACCAtggcaaccatttttttttttttactgtcgaCACTCCGAGCGAAAGACACTTAAGCGCCGACGCCGAAAAAGAACCAGCCTTGAACACCGCCACCTTTCCCACCCACTACATTTGCACTCTCAAACTGACGCACTTTGCCCCCAAACGCCTCAGCGACTTCTCTTTTTCTCGTCCTCTCTTCTCCAATTCAGCACCAGCTCGAGAGGAAAGATAGCCAGAGCAGCTCCCAGCACAGCGTGTGCAGCCACCGCAGCACGCACACGGACTCTCCCGGCCACGCCATGCCCGGTGAGGTTGCCGTGCCGACCCCCGCCGCCCCCACCCAGCCGCTGCCGGGCTTGCCCCCTCTGGACCCGGCGGACGGCACCCTCACCCTCCAGAAGAAGCCGGACCCCTTTAAGATCTGGGCTCAGTCGAGGAGCATGTACGAGAGCAGACGTGAGTGTCAATATTTATGCCATCGAGTTAAGCGTGCTCCATATTTTGAGTGCGCTTAACAAATTATTGTCGAGTGAATCATTTGTGTGGAAGAGTCAGTGAGTCACTCGGGCACATTATTGTaagggtgtgtgtgggtgtgtgattAGAACAGCAGTTCTTCTCGTTGTATATCGTTTTTTTCTGAAATCAAAGCTAAATTGGACATTTATTgtgcaaaagtcaaagtctcacttTTGCTATTCAATATGTGTGAATGGAAACGACTCCTTTTGGAGCCTTGAACTGGGCTACCATGACGACAACGATGTTCCAGTTCGACATCAACATCACGAATCAACCGGCCTCAAGATAATCTCGCCCAATAACGATCCAAATAATTTACCTTTTAAAAAGTCGTTCTTGCCGCACAAAAAGGTCCTGAGCGTTTTTGGCCTCATCAGTTCTGAAATGGGGACCCCTCAATCCACATCCATTTGATGTGATTGCATTATTCGCTCACGGATCCCGCAGTCGACGTGAGCAGTAGTGCAAGCGGGGGCGCTTAATAATCATGGCTGCCTGTGGAATCTAGGACTGCTGCTGATTAAATATTAACCGGGCCCAGAAAGGCCCGCTTTAAGCTGCTGCTGATTAATATACGTGTGTTTGATAACCCCTGGAGGAGATCCAGAGTCATGTGGGGAGCGATGAGAAACTAGAAAGACACAAAGAgattgccaaagaggcctaattCTGTCTGTGTGTTCAGAGTTCATACTCAAGTAGGAGAATtgtcccccctaaaaaaaaagtgaggtaAAATTGATGTCGATATTAAAAACAGCGAGAATGACggaaagacaaaaagaaattcGTCGTAGTTTCCTTCGAAGGGCTATTATGACGTTCGACGTCTTAcattataggctacacaacaagctgatggataattagttttgaagaactgttgaaatttttaaaaagatgaatgctaataaaaattgctagaaaaagtgaagacaaattgcaattatagtattgacacaatttgtctttgcgggccaaataTAATGACACTACGGGCCagatttggcccacgggccttgagtttgacatcgcTGATGCTGAGCAAGAGATCGGACGAGCCAACAAGCTAAAGCTAATGCCTTCGACGACGCTAACATGATGTAGCGGCAATGCGGACCAGAGGAAATCGTAAATCAGAATCTCAATGACCTCATGTGGTCAGCGGAGGCTTGCGATTTGCCGTTGTAAGGAAATTGTTCTTAGTGATCCGTCACATCTGCGAGTGTGACAAGGTCACAGCCAGTGAGTTTGCATGCTCATCCACTCTTTGCTCAATGAGGCGAGGAGCAGCTGTTGgtcccgcccgcccgtccgcccTCCCGCAATCCCAAGCAGACACGCTTTGTTGATCAATAATTGCACAAACAACCGTGGATGTGTGTTAATTAAACCAAATGGAAGTCAGACGCTATCAATTGCTACTAAATGCATTCGGTGATTACCGTAAAGGCAAACTGGTcaatgttgtgcgtctttcgggcACATTTTCATGATTGCTTTTTGTCGTTGTAATTCAGTGCCGGACTGCCAGGAGCAGGACATTTTCCTTTGGCGAAAGGATACGGGCTTCGGTTTCCGGATTCTTGGGGGAAATGAGCCTGGGGAGCCGGTAAGTATTTCTGGATGTTGCAGTTTTTTGCGTGGCGCAATTCCTTAACGCGGATTTGTTGCAGATCTACATCGGTCACATCGTGAAGTACGGCGCAGCGGACGAGGACGGACGCCTGCGGTCGGGCGACGAGCTAATCTGCGTGGACGGCACGGCGGTGGTGGGCAAGTCTCATCAGTTGGTGGTGCAGCTGATGCAGCAGGCGGCTAAGCAGGGTCACGTCAACCTCACGGTCCGACGTAAGACGCCCGGATTCCCAGGTGGGCATTTTCAAAAGGCTCGACTCCCCCGAGAGCAGCCGCCTTATTTGGCTTTGTCATTAGTTTCCAAAGGGGAAGGCGACATCCCGCCATCGCCGGCCTCCTCCCACCACAGCAGCACTCAAGCGCCCAGCCTGACGGAAGGCAAGCGGACCCCGCAAGGAAGCCAGAACTCTCTCAACACGGTCAGCTCGGGCAGCGGCTCCACCAGCGGCATCGGCAGCGGCGGGGGAGGCGGCAGCGGGAGCGCCGTGGTTCCCGCTTCTCTGCAGCCGTACGACGTGGAGATCCAACGCGGAGAAAACGAAGGCTTCGGCTTCGTCATCGTGTCCTCCGTTTCTAGGCCCGACGCGGGCACTACCTTTGGTGAGTGAATCCAATTAAGCCAATTAAAGGTGTCATGATTTGACTTTAATCTGCTTTCGGGCATCTCTCGGAAAATCATTACTCTGTGATTCATCATCATTATGCACCAGTTACTTCAAAGCTGCCATATTTGGGTCTgtgagctatttttatttttttttccccgcctgCTTAATTCAGCAAAGAGGCGCTGCCTCCGTTGTGGTTTTTTTGACCGGTGTTCGCTTAATACCAAGGTCACCGACCCCGCTATCATGAGCTTAGGGATTTAGAAATGAGCGGCGCTCATTCCGACAGGATCAGGCCGGCTGCGGCTTTATCGTAAACATCATCACGGCCGATTCCCAGACCTCACAGCTGCGTTCACTTTCGGCCGTCAACAACAAAAATTGCAACGATCAAAAGATGCTCAGCCCGGTGATGAGCTTATTCCTCCGacaaatttgatttgatttaccTTCGTGTGCCCAAAGTCACACCAAGGTCTTTGCCAGAAAGATGGCATCGAAGGTTCTCACGGGACGATGATGTTACTTaacaaaaaaggggggggggggggggtcgtcaaCAAACCCGTCTTAATACCACCAAAGCCTTAGAGGCTTTTTGGTTTTGCCGTCTTCTCGCTCCAGTGTTCATGTGCTGGCGCTTGACACATTCCCGATAGAATTACCAGTCGAGATATAAAAATAACGTTAAAAACGAATAGATTTTACGAGGCGTCGTTCTTCAGAGGTAACAACGAAGCGTAAATCATCGTCACCTTGTGACCCGGATGTGGTGTTAAATCCTGCCATGTCCCGTGAGGTAGCTGGACGGAGTGACACGATACAAATGTCAAAAGAATGAAGGATGGAGGAATTGAATAACCCTGTGAGACCTTCCACTTGAGATGTTTTTGAGGAGCCTCACAAAATATTTATGGCCCTTGGTGAACGGCAATACATCTTATGATGTCATTGATTCCTGAAATGTGTCGTTTATTTGATTTACATGTCAGACGGATCGCTTGTGGAATCATTTGCATGTACGGGGATTTCATTAGCTTGAACTGATTGCGGGGAATCGAAGATAATTGATAGTTTTCCTGTCTCCCTTTGTCTCTTCTTTTCTCCTTAATCAATATAATCAAtcaacacataaacaaacacattgAAAAGCTGGAAATGCTTGCGTGGCCATGCCTCACAAAATAGGCCGCATCATCGAAGGCAGCCCGGCCGACCGCTGCGGTAAGCTGAAAGTGGGCGATCGGATATTGGCCGTCAACAGCTGCTCCATCACCAATAAGTCCCACTCGGACATCGTCAACTTGATCAAGGAAGCTGGAAACACCGTCTCGCTCAGGATCATCCCCGGTGATGGTAAGACTTCCAACTTTATTTTGCGATCCCCAAATGAGACATTGTTTCAAACTTGTTGTCTTTTTGATCCCCGCCCAGAGTCTTCCAATGCTTCTCTGCTGACCAATGCTGAGAAGATCGCTACTatcaccaccacacacactcctcAACAGTCCAAAGAGTCTCGGTGGGTGCACATAGagaatttatatatttatttgatctatttttatttgatctatttttgtttatatttttatctACGTATGTCTATTTTTTATCTAAATACGAAACAatgttttatctatatttattttatttttatctatttttatttgatctatttttatttgtatctttttttgtaaatatttatatctatttttCTAAATACTAAATGTTTtatctgtatttattttatctgtttttattttatctgtttttattttatctatttttgtttatatttttatctATGTCTATTTTTTATCTAAATACTAAACAAtgctttatctatatttattttatttttactttatttttatttgatctatttttatttgtatctatttttgtaaatatttatcTATATCTATTTTTCTAAATACTAAATGTTTTATCtatattttatctatttttattttatctgtttttgtttacatttttatccatatttttttttctctaaatactaaaaaatgtttcatctatatttatctatatttatgattatattatatttatatatatatatatatttcttgtAAATCCTAAACACTGTTGCCATGGTTTTGAAGGAATAATTCCAAGTCGAAAGgagttcctcctcctccacctacaCAAACATCACAGGTGAGGAATGCTTCACTTATCATCTTtgaaattattgcaacaaaagaaaatgttttgatcTTTTCCCTCCAACTTGCAGGACGAGTTCTACTCGGTGGACCTTGAACGCGACAGCAAAGGTTTTGGTTTTAGCCTGAGGGGAGGACGAGAATACAACATGGACCTTTATGTGTTGAGACTAGCCGAAGACGGAGCTGCTGTCAGGAATGGCAAGATGCGGGTATGAAAAGTTAGcctagcattttttattttatttttttccatccgCTCGTCGTCATCGCTCACAAAGAGAAAATTGCTCTTTCCAAGGTGGGAGACGAAATCTTGGAGATTAACGGCGAGAGCACAAAGAACATGAAGCATTCACGTGCCATTGAACTGATCAAGAACGGAGGGCGCTGGGCACGGCTCGTTCTGAAACGCGGGGACGGATCTGTACCCGAGTACGGTAGGTTGACATTTTCCATCAGCTCTCTCAAGTTTCTCACATTGTGAACGATGGCCGACGTGGGCTGAGATCTGAGCTCACTCTGTTGTCTGTCAAACGTTGACCTTCTGATATTAAAGGTCGTATGATGTGAGCATCATGTTCCGTGTGTGGCGTCATTTAGTTTGGacttgattatttattttgaggcaattttatttatatagtgcATTTTATTCACAAGCTATTTCAATTTGTTGTTACAAACTATTATTTAAAGATGACATTTCAGagatttaaaaagcaaaatagagaattttgaataatttttttattttttttaatgctttaaAATAGCTTAATCATAGGTATTGTGGGGAAAACAAATATTCTGGGCCCTACTGTAAGTTATTCAGTGATTTCAAAACCAGTCGGGAGTCGGCGTCAAAGTCTTAGAACTGATTCTGGTTCTGGTCACCACTCGAGCTGTCGCTGTTTGATGCTCTTCTGAGAAAGTCCAGTTAGAAGACCGTGACAGCGTTTAAAACTAGTTTGagactggatgtcaacaaattgGCTTTGTTTAGCGGCTAATATTTTATAGCTGTCCAAAAGTGGTCGTTTCTTCTGATGGATAGTTCCTGTCATTGTTTCTGTCCTCAGGTTGAATTTTTGCCTcaacttttcttcttcttcttgaaaGTGTTATACTGTCTCCTAGTTTGAAATGTAAACCTGCTTCTTGtctctttttatttgtttttctcttctCCTCTCCTTTCTCTGACCTTTCTCTCTTGCCTGGGCTCTTCCCGCTCGCTCTCTCCAGCGATGATGGCTCCTCATCTCGCTGTGGGTACAATGAGGAATGACAAGATGGGAGAGCCTTGTTTCTACCTAATGGGCCAAAATCAAACCACGGTTTGTAGCCAGAAGTCGGTCATGATccccctctccccctccccGTCATCTCTTTTGATTTCTTCCCACAACCTTTATCAGCTCATCCCGACCTGCATCCTTCTTTGTGTCAAGCTTCCTGTCATGTCGTGCCTGGAGTCCAACTTTCCACATTATCGTGGAAAGGAGCAGGACTAACTCGCTCATCAGATGCCGCCGTCATAGCAACTTGGCTAATCTTTCGAACCCGATGAGCGCTGTGTCATTGATAACCCCGCACTCGCCCGCTCTTGTATCTCACCTGCAAGCCCCGGAGGCAAAATGTACTGAAGCCGTGTGGCGCTTCAGTGCAACCTCCATGTCGAGAAGGTTCTCGTGTATCAGTGTGAGCCATTCCGGCTACATGCAAATGAGCACTCGTATGCATGAGTCGCTTTAAATCCCCGCCCAGTGGTTCCGTCGTGTCACTACAGCCGTGTCCCTCTATTgaaccattatttttttttgtcttctccttCAGACGGCAGCAATGACGGGTACCCTCCCACACCCGGGGCACAAAACACTTCGGAAGTGAGAACGCCGCCGGCCAACGGCCGATATCACACCTCATTGGATTCCAGTTATCCACCAGACCTTCACACACCATCACGCCGGGAGGAGGCTGGGCGTGGGCGAGACAGGAACAGGGACAGGGCCGGGTGGGATCAGATGGACTACCAAGCCCGACAGTTTACCCCTCACCTTCACCACACCTGGAATAACAATCACAGCGCCACCCCCAGACAGCCGTCTCCAGATAACAGCACCGGTAGCAGTGGCAACAAGAAGATGCGAGGGCGCAAATTCAAAAAGTCCGAGTCTGAAAGCGGCATCTCCAAGCTCCTGAAGACGCTGAGGAAAGACAACTCGGGGAAGAAGGCCGCGGCCGCCGCGCAGAAACTCAGGGGCCGAGGGCTCTCAAACAGCAGCTCCACTTTGGACGGGAGGTTTCACGCGCAGCGCCGCGGCTCCCTCGACCGCTCGCCGACGCCGAGGCGCAGCTTCTCCCCCGACCGCAGGCGGGCCAAGTCGATGGATCGCAGGGCCGAGCGAGCGCGACGGGATCGTACGCCCGAGCGAGAGCGCGACGACGGCGGGTTCCTCACCCCCGAGCGCAAGTTCTTGGAGCGAAGGCTCCTCAAGGACTCGCCGGCGGAGGCCGCCTCCCCCGCACGCTCCAACAACAGCGCCGAGTCCTCGTCCCTTCCCGGGGTCGGCGCTTACCATCGAGCCGCCAAGAACGGCAACCTGACGCGAGACGCTTCCTCCGAGCAACATCGGGCGAACGGGACGCCGGAGAGACGTTTTCGAACGGAGCGGGACTCTTCCCCCGACAGCAACTACGGGCGAGATGAGCAGAACTATGCGGCGATGGCGGCACCCAGACTCAAAGACTACTACAGCATGATGAAGAACAATGCTGCCCACAACAATGCTGCGTACAACAAGACAGGCCACAACAAGAACACTCTTTGCCAAAGCCCAAAGCAGCTCCCTGAGCCCAAGAGAAAGCTGTACAAAGAATGCCCCAAAGACCTCAGCATCTAGAGCGCAGCCGACCGACCCCCTCACACTGGAACCGGACTCACAAAGACCCCCCCTCTCCCCGATGGTCGCCTTGACTCGTTGTGACCCTCATCCAGAGATTCCTAAAAACAGCAGGAGTACAATCCCATCAGCTTACACTGGTTGTTTTGTCATCGTTGCGTTGCTCATGAACACGTCGTCGTATATAATCCAAGTATTGTCTGTGCCTGCGTATGAAATTGGTGGTTTTGCTTTTTGTCTGCATTGCTGAGTCGAAATGTTTTGCCCCGCCCACCCACGCACACGCTACATGACATGCTTCcagttgtgcttttttttttttttctcaacttttttattttaacgaaCAAATAATAGCACAAATCACCAATGGCTTACAAGAACTGTGAAAAAAATATGATAATGTTCAAAAGTGAAGAAAGTAGAGTGCTGATTTCataaataatttatttctttGGTGTGTCTGATGgctgtttttatttaatttggcACATCTCTTGAGTGAGCGTGGTGAAAtggtaaaaatgtattttggaaACGCATGCTTGACACAATTTTTGTTCCCCAAACCAAGAAATCGGACAGCTTTCTAATTAGCGTGTTGCTAATtaaattcattcaaatcaaataaGATAGAAACAATATCTTAGTTGCTAATGCTAATAATGCTAACTTGGCCAGCATGTGCTATAAAAATGTCCCCTACTTCACAGCAGCCATAGCATGTTCTTGAAATAAAATTGCAAGATCTAATCACAAAGCCCATTTCAGATGAGAATACATGAATTGCTTTTTGTGATTCCGAGCACAGGAGACGACCAAACTGCCATGCTGAGCCACAATTGTCACCGCACTGGAGTCTGACTGCTGTTTTTCAACgtgttcactgttttgttttgtttgtcaacAAATTGCATCGGCTACTGAAGGCACACTTAATTACGACACAAGACCGAAGCTCTCGAGAAGGTCGAGCTCTTGGTTTTACGTTTCCTTTCCCGGCTAAAGCATGGTTCTATTCTTCAGTACATGACCACTGTCGTCcacacaaaaagaagaaaaaaaaatctatttttttttatgttcacctttttgggccatctcctgtaaAGATTTTTCCTATGTGATGATGAGGAACCTGTGGAGGAATAAAAATGTTGCCTTTTACATGTACAAAAGAGAAATTTATGAAGAACGTGATCATGTGTTTTTAATCTCTGAATGGACCTGATGATTTATGGGAACTATGTTGATTTACTCTGGATCAGGTATGTAAAGACCTTTTCGAATGAGCGCTCAAgctatttgtttgtttgaatcTCTCGATGGTTAGCCTGCCTTTGTATTATAGAGCACTTGTATGCAGTCTGTGTTTCTTCAAACATTATTTCTTCTAATGTGCTCCAGACTGTGGATGTGTTGATAAGAGCAGTAAATGTATAtgggccattttttttctttttttttttataaaactatgcatatataaatatgacaTTGTTCATAGCTTTATTTGATCCGTGTAGCTATACATAACATTAGTCTAAGTACAAGTAGATGTTGACTTATCCAGCTTCTTTCCTTGAGATGGATTACACTGTATATGTAGCTATCAAAAGAAGTCTGTGAATGCTATTTTTATTATCAAAATAAAGTTTTCCATACAAATTCATAGAGACTTCGTCatactctatttttttttttttgcaaatctgtATTCCAGACTAGATTCGTTTCTATAGTGGTTGCTATGGCAACACCTGAAGGTCATAACACTCCCAACTTGGCACTCTGCCAAACTCAGGAAACTTGAATTAGAATCACATTAACACCTGCTCGTTAGTTTTATAATATTCTAATTATTAAACCGATTTAGATATTCATGGCCTCGGTCATTTTATCCTGAACGTCTTTGGCGAGTGTCACCTTTCTTTTAATCACATCAATCCTCGTCGTGATAAGTGCTGTTGAGTCATGTACTGTATTATGATTAACAATAAATAATCCCCCTCCCCTACCCCCACCAGCCAGAACAAATTCTCTAAGTCCAAGGTgaccagtgacgtgcggtgaggttcattacTGGAGGGGCACTGaggcccccccccacacacacacacatactgatcttttttttttttttttttttaatacatcaaataatcaaaaatcatggtcaaagcttcacggaaagctgattggctgtttgatctgtgatgtaattcggacactccattaggtacaccgccattttcaggtgtacctaataaaaggccacttgacacctgtgacctttgaccatgatatttccctaataaagtggcctgttattgggtacacttgaaaatggcggtgtacctaatggagtgtccgtgtgattccctcgttaagtgcaggtgcgtgaaaacttttagctccttttggacgtgaaagaagctaaaacttttcacgcacctgcgcttaacgagggtcacttggaaaacctgttggaacgcggccccgaggactagagcttgacacttgtgacctttgaccatgatgtttccctaataaagtggcctgttattgggtacacttgaaaatggcggtgtacctaatggagtgtccgtgtgattccctcgttaagtgcaggtgcgtgaaaacttttagctccttttgaacgtgaaagaagctaaaacttttcacgcacctgcgcttaacgagggtcacttggaaaacatgttggaacgcggcctcgaggactagagcttgacacttgtgacctttgaccataatatttccctaataaagtggcctgttattgggtactcttgaaaatggcggtgtacctaatggagtgtccatttgattccctcgttaagtgcaggtgcgtgaaatcttttagctccttttgaacgtgaaagaagctaaaagttttcacgcacctgcgcttaacgagggtcacttggaaaacatgttggaacgcggccccgaggactagagcttgacacttgtgacctttgaccatgatatttccctaataaagtggcctgttattgggtactcttgaaaatggcggtgtacctaatgaagtgtctgtgtgattccctcgttaagtgcaggtgcgtgaaaacttttagctccttttgaacgtgaaagaagctaaaacttttcacgcacctgcgcttaacgagggtcacttggaaaacatgttggaacgcggccccaaggactagagcttgacacttgtgatctttgaccatgatatttccctaataaagtggcctgttattgggtactcttgaaaatggcggtgtacctaatggagtgtctgtgtgattccctcgttaagtgcaggtgcgtgaaaacttttagctccttttgaacgtgaaagaagctaaaacttttcccgcacctgcgcttaacgagggtcacttggaaaacatattggaacgtggcccttcgaggactggaggttgagacccctggtttaagtgaaaagtgccccacccgccctcacccccactttctgattggctgtttgatctgtgacgtcacacggacactccattaggtacaccgccattttcaggtgttcctaataacaggccatttcattagggaaaaaatcatggtcaaagcttaaatgaaagtaaaaagtgccacaaccgccctcacccccactttctgattggctgttttatctgtgacgtcattcagACACTCTATTAGGTGCACCGCCATCTTCAGGTTCGTTCGCGAAGATTCATGAGACAGCGGTGAtattgatgtttttattttgtatttgttggattgtagttgatggtgttattataccgaatgtgtttgtgtttgaataaaaggttgaaaaaaaaaatccgttatgctgacatttgttattttgggggacaccaactcatataacaacgtaaa is a window from the Syngnathus scovelli strain Florida chromosome 2, RoL_Ssco_1.2, whole genome shotgun sequence genome containing:
- the LOC125988226 gene encoding membrane-associated guanylate kinase, WW and PDZ domain-containing protein 1 isoform X1, which gives rise to MAKVIQKKNHWITKVNECVIVRDAYGQLNVELRGGAEHGQFAHIGHIREDAVLYQGGKLNEGELILEVEGLPVSGLPLYDILTVITCTKGPIIFKTVRQGNKLNKDLKHYLSLRFQKSSPDHDLQKTIRANLYRYAVPCTTRAPRDGEVPGVDYNFLSVDDFLELEESGTLLEIGTYEGNYYGTPKPPRQPVIGTVILRDAGSRQSTPKRTKSYNDMQSVRVVPADDDDDNQASEMNNAFTGSLVRSLFPSPLLCAGNPSDQDESRGGGGGGILRPYPARDNAPSCGLNNAAISTADSGQQTLAEPQVSPEDALGPLPENWEMAYTENGELYFIDHNTKTTSWLDPRCRDKASRPLEECDDDEEGIHTEDLESDLELPPGWERIDDPVYGIYYVDHINRKTQYENPVVEARHRKILQEQQPQPPEGERYIREWIEEHSSAAAPLVNYVPNHLETYRDPQVPPTLPPVPTGAKRGKPFFTRNPAELKGTFINTKLKKSRRGFGFTVVGGDEPDEFLQIKSLVLDGPAAVDGKMETGDVIVSVNDTIVLGYTHAQVVKIFQSIPIGSMVDLALCRGYPLPFDPDDPNTSLVTSVAISDKEPIIVNGQEPFDSPSNPSGPLNGQREPRAHSPSAEALSNSLHGYSSDVVTLASSIATQPELITIHMEKGDKGFGFTIADSLTGGGQRVKQIVDYPRCRGLKEGDILMEVNKRNVQNMSHNQVVDLLSKCPRGSEVTMLVQRGVVPAKRSPKLVHQLERKDSQSSSQHSVCSHRSTHTDSPGHAMPGEVAVPTPAAPTQPLPGLPPLDPADGTLTLQKKPDPFKIWAQSRSMYESRLPDCQEQDIFLWRKDTGFGFRILGGNEPGEPIYIGHIVKYGAADEDGRLRSGDELICVDGTAVVGKSHQLVVQLMQQAAKQGHVNLTVRRKTPGFPVSKGEGDIPPSPASSHHSSTQAPSLTEGKRTPQGSQNSLNTVSSGSGSTSGIGSGGGGGSGSAVVPASLQPYDVEIQRGENEGFGFVIVSSVSRPDAGTTFAGNACVAMPHKIGRIIEGSPADRCGKLKVGDRILAVNSCSITNKSHSDIVNLIKEAGNTVSLRIIPGDESSNASLLTNAEKIATITTTHTPQQSKESRNNSKSKGVPPPPPTQTSQDEFYSVDLERDSKGFGFSLRGGREYNMDLYVLRLAEDGAAVRNGKMRVGDEILEINGESTKNMKHSRAIELIKNGGRWARLVLKRGDGSVPEYDGSNDGYPPTPGAQNTSEVRTPPANGRYHTSLDSSYPPDLHTPSRREEAGRGRDRNRDRAGWDQMDYQARQFTPHLHHTWNNNHSATPRQPSPDNSTGSSGNKKMRGRKFKKSESESGISKLLKTLRKDNSGKKAAAAAQKLRGRGLSNSSSTLDGRFHAQRRGSLDRSPTPRRSFSPDRRRAKSMDRRAERARRDRTPERERDDGGFLTPERKFLERRLLKDSPAEAASPARSNNSAESSSLPGVGAYHRAAKNGNLTRDASSEQHRANGTPERRFRTERDSSPDSNYGRDEQNYAAMAAPRLKDYYSMMKNNAAHNNAAYNKTGHNKNTLCQSPKQLPEPKRKLYKECPKDLSI